One genomic region from Streptomyces sp. NBC_01304 encodes:
- a CDS encoding IS701 family transposase, producing MTTTYETPDMTAGRPPGDLPRRLFGHLQRSDQQRWGHVYLQGLLRTHGKKTVRRMAAVVTGSEAASASLHQFVNASPWEWAPARGELARWAAQSLPVRSWTLAPAVLPKRGNYSAGVHQRFLPESGRTVNCQLGLGLFLDSGQTHVPVDWRLFLPPRFTHDDAVRDRAKIPATTRAQPLWASALRLVQEMTSWSNGRTAPVVADLTALCDVAPLAQRLHGSGHPFVLAIPGQTTLAEPELPPGERESARGLLLRRGVRHPAGAGRQVVSYDTPLRGLHPDGEPSRGAGRLLAEWDASSGRPGRIWLTNITDRHPAELLELARSPQGAQAAIHRMGEDFGLLDFEGRSFPGWHRHMTLVSAAYACGTLEGMER from the coding sequence GTGACGACGACGTACGAGACGCCCGACATGACGGCGGGCCGGCCGCCGGGCGACCTGCCCCGGCGCCTGTTCGGCCATTTGCAGCGCTCCGACCAGCAGCGTTGGGGGCACGTCTATCTGCAGGGGCTGCTGCGGACGCACGGGAAGAAGACCGTGCGCCGCATGGCGGCCGTCGTGACCGGCTCGGAGGCGGCGTCGGCGTCGCTGCACCAGTTCGTCAACGCCAGCCCGTGGGAGTGGGCCCCGGCGCGCGGCGAACTGGCCCGCTGGGCCGCCCAGTCACTGCCGGTACGGTCCTGGACGCTGGCGCCGGCGGTGCTGCCCAAGCGCGGCAACTACTCGGCCGGCGTGCACCAGCGCTTCCTGCCGGAGTCCGGGCGCACCGTCAACTGCCAGCTGGGACTGGGCCTGTTCCTGGACTCGGGCCAGACGCACGTCCCGGTCGACTGGCGGCTCTTCCTGCCGCCCCGGTTCACCCACGACGATGCGGTACGCGACCGGGCGAAGATCCCCGCGACGACCCGGGCCCAGCCGCTGTGGGCCTCGGCCCTGCGCCTGGTCCAGGAGATGACGTCATGGTCGAACGGGCGGACGGCGCCGGTGGTGGCCGACCTGACGGCCCTGTGCGACGTCGCGCCGTTGGCGCAGCGGCTGCACGGCAGCGGGCACCCCTTCGTCCTCGCCATCCCGGGCCAGACCACCCTCGCCGAGCCGGAACTGCCGCCCGGCGAACGGGAGTCGGCGCGCGGCCTGCTGCTGCGCCGGGGCGTACGGCACCCGGCGGGCGCGGGCCGGCAGGTCGTCTCGTACGACACACCGCTGCGCGGGCTGCACCCGGACGGCGAGCCCAGTCGCGGGGCGGGCCGGCTCCTTGCCGAGTGGGACGCGAGCAGCGGGCGCCCGGGCCGGATCTGGCTGACGAACATCACCGACCGCCACCCGGCCGAACTCCTCGAACTGGCCCGTTCGCCGCAGGGGGCGCAGGCCGCGATCCACCGCATGGGCGAGGACTTCGGCCTCCTCGACTTCGAGGGCCGCTCCTTCCCCGGCTGGCACCGGCACATGACGCTCGTCTCCGCCGCCTACGCCTGCGGCACTCTGGAGGGCATGGAACGCTGA
- a CDS encoding acyl carrier protein: protein MSTGANDPIRDYIVQEFLAGEDSEDLTDDFDLIESTVVNSLGLVRLISWISETYSIPVDDIPLEPAVYRTLADIRGFVSQAAPAAA, encoded by the coding sequence ATGAGCACCGGCGCCAACGACCCGATCCGCGACTACATCGTCCAGGAGTTCCTGGCCGGTGAGGACTCCGAGGACCTGACCGACGACTTCGACCTCATCGAGAGCACCGTCGTGAACAGCCTCGGTCTGGTCCGCCTCATCTCCTGGATCTCCGAGACGTACAGCATCCCCGTCGACGACATCCCGCTGGAGCCGGCCGTCTACCGCACGCTCGCGGACATCCGGGGCTTCGTCAGCCAGGCCGCTCCGGCCGCGGCCTGA
- a CDS encoding ectoine synthase encodes MIVRSLSDVPAVEWGSGTSHRLLTEADGMGFTVCETLVRQGTSSALQYLGHLEACYCIGGSGEVVTKDGEHHKIMTGTIYALDKNDAHHLIASDDEDLLLVSVFSPALRGDEKHSLSEDGFSRY; translated from the coding sequence ATGATCGTCCGTTCCCTTTCCGACGTCCCCGCGGTCGAGTGGGGCAGCGGCACCAGCCACCGCCTGCTGACCGAGGCCGACGGCATGGGCTTCACCGTCTGCGAGACGCTGGTCCGCCAGGGCACCTCCAGTGCGCTGCAGTACCTCGGCCACCTGGAGGCCTGCTACTGCATAGGCGGCTCGGGCGAGGTCGTCACCAAGGACGGCGAACACCACAAGATCATGACCGGGACCATCTACGCCCTGGACAAGAACGACGCCCACCACCTGATCGCCTCCGACGACGAGGACCTCCTCCTCGTCTCCGTGTTCAGCCCGGCGCTGCGTGGCGACGAGAAGCACTCGCTCTCCGAGGACGGCTTCTCCCGCTACTGA
- a CDS encoding TetR/AcrR family transcriptional regulator: MQERAARTRQALLEAAAAEFAERGYEGASFQGVVGRAKTSIGSLTFHFGTKTILAEEVRTAGRARFGRCLEGLAVAADPLRELRTLIGCLARLAREDPFVRAARRLEADCPGGEPPLAEAWLPVLRSLLDRAGGAHRLRPGVSPEDAVALLAQLAEGAMVALDATRDPVWDSVWDIVLHGLAADRTGRAGAMWCGSEPT; the protein is encoded by the coding sequence ATGCAGGAACGGGCGGCCAGAACGCGCCAGGCCTTGTTGGAAGCGGCCGCCGCCGAGTTCGCCGAGCGCGGCTACGAAGGTGCTTCCTTCCAGGGGGTGGTCGGGCGGGCGAAGACCTCGATCGGCTCCCTGACCTTCCACTTCGGGACGAAGACCATCCTGGCCGAGGAGGTGCGCACGGCCGGGCGGGCCCGGTTCGGGCGCTGTCTGGAAGGCCTCGCGGTGGCCGCCGACCCGTTGCGGGAACTGCGCACGCTGATCGGCTGTCTGGCCCGCCTTGCGCGCGAGGACCCCTTCGTACGCGCCGCGCGCCGCCTGGAGGCCGACTGCCCCGGGGGCGAGCCGCCGTTGGCCGAGGCCTGGCTTCCCGTGCTCCGGAGCCTGCTCGACCGGGCCGGCGGTGCGCACCGGCTGCGTCCCGGGGTCTCTCCCGAGGATGCCGTGGCCCTCCTCGCGCAGCTCGCGGAGGGCGCCATGGTCGCTCTCGATGCGACCCGGGACCCGGTCTGGGACTCGGTCTGGGACATCGTCCTGCACGGCCTCGCCGCCGACCGGACGGGCCGGGCGGGCGCGATGTGGTGCGGGTCGGAGCCCACCTGA
- a CDS encoding transglutaminase-like domain-containing protein: MTNTLADTTSAQPTASEQAIASEQLTADDRARLTAATDFLDYEHETVKAFVDKALGDIDREAADPVDLAVTLYYAVRDGIHYEVYGADLSPQGLTASSIITGGKGFCLHKSALYAACCRAVGIPARLHYSDVRNHLASDRLTSYIGGDVFFHGLATVYLDGRWMKVTPVFNKLLCRLYGMTPLEFDGRSDSLYHPFDAQGRQSMEFLTDHGDFDDVPYEFVMGNMRRKHPKFLDEGGTGTVSGGSLADEAA; encoded by the coding sequence ATGACCAACACCCTGGCCGACACCACTTCCGCGCAGCCGACCGCGTCCGAGCAGGCGATCGCATCCGAGCAGCTGACCGCCGACGACCGCGCCCGCCTCACGGCGGCGACCGACTTCCTCGACTACGAGCACGAGACCGTCAAGGCCTTCGTCGACAAGGCGCTGGGCGACATCGACCGCGAGGCCGCCGACCCGGTCGACCTCGCCGTCACCCTCTACTACGCGGTGCGCGACGGCATCCACTACGAGGTCTACGGCGCCGACCTGTCGCCGCAGGGCCTGACGGCGTCCAGCATCATCACCGGCGGCAAGGGCTTCTGCCTGCACAAGTCCGCGCTCTACGCCGCCTGTTGCCGCGCCGTCGGCATCCCCGCCCGGCTGCACTACAGCGACGTCCGCAACCACCTGGCCTCCGACCGGCTGACCTCGTACATCGGCGGCGATGTCTTCTTCCACGGCCTGGCCACCGTGTATCTCGACGGCCGCTGGATGAAGGTGACCCCGGTCTTCAACAAGCTCCTGTGCCGGCTGTACGGCATGACCCCGCTGGAGTTCGACGGCCGCTCCGACAGCCTCTACCACCCCTTCGACGCGCAGGGGCGCCAGAGCATGGAGTTCCTCACCGACCACGGCGACTTCGACGACGTCCCGTACGAGTTCGTGATGGGCAACATGCGCCGCAAGCACCCGAAGTTCCTGGACGAGGGCGGCACCGGCACCGTCAGCGGCGGCTCGCTCGCCGACGAGGCGGCCTGA
- a CDS encoding AMP-binding protein, whose amino-acid sequence MPSPRLLQALSRHVRDQPERTALVSAGQRVTYAGLDQLIRTATADLDGADFGSVRGLCVPAHKSPETIALLLAAWRQGINTLVPSPGLGAAALSTLTAQAHGPLSAVAVPGGGVTLSREEADPALSDGFSAPDPEESLLTLTTSGSTGVPKLVPVRIEAFDRFGDWATGKFGLDGGTSSLSFSPLNFDLALLDVWAVLEAGGTVVLADAGASGDAGYLRDLAQSNEVTLVQGVPLLHRLLAADGAGYPAVRTVVFTGEAVSEQGLQDAFAAYPAARFHNVFGCTETNDSFLHDIDPGAYVHPLPIGTPIDGTDAVLLIEGAGGTEVLRGPGTGELVVHTPFQTCGYLEQARNAQAFMPDPRGGGAMFYRTGDLVHRDADGRYFLQGRTDFQVKVRGVRTNTLEVETVLEAHPDVVEAAVVALPCPEAGTRLHAEVVRRDSASLSSLGLRAYAAKHLPRHAVPSSVGLGGAPLPKTPTGKPDRNSIKNTQLNGAS is encoded by the coding sequence ATGCCTTCGCCTCGCCTGTTGCAGGCACTCAGCCGGCACGTGCGGGACCAGCCCGAAAGGACCGCGCTCGTCAGCGCCGGCCAGCGGGTCACCTACGCGGGCCTGGACCAGCTGATCCGCACTGCCACCGCGGACCTCGACGGCGCCGACTTCGGCTCCGTACGCGGCCTGTGCGTCCCGGCCCACAAGTCGCCGGAAACCATCGCGCTGCTCCTTGCGGCATGGCGGCAGGGGATCAACACCCTGGTCCCGTCGCCCGGTCTGGGCGCCGCCGCCCTGTCCACGCTCACCGCCCAGGCGCACGGCCCGCTGTCGGCCGTCGCGGTCCCCGGCGGCGGCGTGACCCTGTCGCGGGAGGAGGCCGACCCCGCGCTGTCGGACGGCTTCAGCGCCCCCGACCCCGAGGAGTCGCTGCTGACCCTCACCACCTCCGGGTCAACCGGCGTGCCCAAGCTCGTCCCCGTCCGCATCGAGGCCTTCGACCGCTTCGGCGACTGGGCCACCGGCAAGTTCGGGCTCGACGGCGGCACCAGCTCGCTGAGCTTCTCGCCGCTCAACTTCGACCTCGCGCTGCTCGACGTCTGGGCGGTGCTCGAGGCCGGCGGCACGGTCGTGCTGGCCGACGCCGGGGCCAGCGGGGACGCCGGCTATCTGCGGGACCTCGCGCAGAGCAACGAGGTGACCCTGGTCCAGGGGGTGCCGCTGCTGCACCGGCTGCTGGCCGCGGACGGCGCCGGCTACCCGGCAGTCCGTACGGTCGTGTTCACCGGGGAGGCAGTCTCCGAGCAGGGACTGCAGGACGCCTTCGCCGCGTACCCGGCCGCCCGCTTCCACAACGTCTTCGGCTGCACGGAGACCAACGACAGCTTCCTCCACGACATCGATCCGGGCGCGTACGTGCACCCGCTGCCCATCGGCACCCCGATCGACGGCACCGACGCGGTGCTGCTGATCGAGGGGGCCGGCGGCACCGAGGTCCTGCGGGGTCCCGGCACCGGCGAACTCGTCGTGCACACGCCCTTCCAGACCTGCGGCTATCTCGAACAGGCCCGCAACGCGCAGGCGTTCATGCCGGACCCGCGCGGCGGCGGCGCCATGTTCTACCGCACCGGCGACCTCGTCCACCGCGACGCCGACGGCCGCTACTTCCTCCAGGGACGTACCGACTTCCAGGTCAAGGTGCGCGGCGTGCGCACCAACACCCTGGAGGTCGAGACCGTCCTCGAGGCACATCCGGACGTCGTCGAGGCCGCGGTCGTCGCGCTGCCCTGTCCCGAGGCCGGCACCCGGCTGCACGCCGAAGTGGTGCGCCGGGACAGCGCCTCCCTGAGCTCCCTTGGCCTGCGGGCGTACGCGGCGAAGCACCTGCCGCGGCACGCCGTGCCCAGCTCGGTCGGGCTCGGCGGCGCTCCGCTGCCGAAGACCCCGACCGGCAAACCCGACCGTAATTCGATCAAGAACACCCAACTGAACGGAGCCTCTTGA
- a CDS encoding maleate cis-trans isomerase family protein, producing MTQFQAREDGWGAVARVGVVVPHADVGPESELQAMAPRDVYVHGSRVHFGAMRPGGEMDPKIPHDPVRAFIDPPFIDDAVELLAASPLDSIALGFTSSAYVLGADGEQKLFERLAERTRGIPLTGTTHAAAAGFSALGAERIALVNPPWFDDELSALGASYFGERGFDVVHHAPCGLPSNQKLITPEALVQWIESAVAPQRPQAVLVAGNGIRAVGTIAGLEERLGFPVLTANQVLFWHALHLAGGAEAAARITDYGALFGVRPEAEQGAAIGELAGAAR from the coding sequence ATGACGCAGTTCCAGGCCCGCGAGGACGGTTGGGGCGCGGTCGCGCGCGTCGGTGTCGTCGTTCCGCACGCGGACGTCGGGCCCGAGTCCGAGCTTCAGGCGATGGCGCCGCGTGACGTCTACGTCCACGGCTCACGCGTCCACTTCGGGGCGATGCGCCCCGGTGGGGAGATGGACCCGAAGATCCCGCACGACCCGGTGCGTGCCTTCATCGACCCGCCCTTCATCGACGACGCCGTCGAGCTGCTCGCCGCTTCCCCGCTGGACTCCATCGCCCTGGGGTTCACCAGCTCCGCCTACGTCCTGGGCGCCGACGGCGAGCAGAAGCTGTTCGAGCGGCTCGCCGAGCGGACCCGTGGCATCCCGCTCACCGGCACCACCCACGCGGCCGCGGCCGGCTTCAGCGCCCTGGGCGCCGAGCGGATCGCGCTCGTCAACCCGCCCTGGTTCGACGACGAGTTGTCCGCCCTGGGTGCCTCGTACTTCGGCGAGCGGGGCTTCGACGTCGTCCACCACGCGCCCTGCGGTCTGCCCAGCAACCAGAAACTGATCACGCCGGAGGCGCTGGTGCAGTGGATCGAGTCCGCCGTCGCCCCGCAGCGGCCGCAGGCGGTCCTCGTCGCCGGCAACGGCATTCGTGCCGTGGGCACCATCGCGGGCCTGGAGGAACGGCTCGGGTTCCCCGTGCTCACCGCGAACCAGGTGCTGTTCTGGCATGCGCTGCACCTCGCCGGCGGGGCGGAGGCGGCCGCGCGGATCACCGATTACGGCGCCCTGTTCGGCGTCCGCCCCGAGGCCGAACAGGGCGCGGCCATCGGTGAGTTGGCGGGCGCGGCCCGATGA
- a CDS encoding aldo/keto reductase translates to MRTTTLGRDGPVVGRLGLGAMGLSYRYAPALRDKNKAVSLIRQAVDLGVNLVETAGAYAAGDNERLIGEAIRGRRDEVVLCTGGGLLGDADGVLRPAGGPQALRAAVDESLRRLHVDHIDLYLLRRVDPDVPLEESWGALAEQVWAGKIRMLGLPVVTVEEARAAEAVHEAAAMAAEVSLFTRCGLDDVVPYAVERRIALLAGAPLGRGLLTGALSRFDDLPLDDWRRTQPRFAPRAIRHNFALTQAVAHVAARHEVTPAQVALAWLLRLGEHVVPLPGTRAPDHLAENLAGDRVRLTEQDLTDLEFLPYPAGAPEA, encoded by the coding sequence ATGCGGACCACAACACTGGGCAGGGACGGGCCGGTCGTCGGCCGGCTGGGACTGGGGGCGATGGGCCTTTCGTACCGCTACGCCCCGGCCCTGAGAGACAAGAACAAGGCCGTATCGCTGATCCGGCAGGCGGTGGACCTCGGGGTCAACCTCGTCGAGACGGCCGGCGCCTACGCGGCCGGGGACAACGAGCGGCTGATCGGTGAGGCCATCCGCGGACGCCGGGACGAGGTCGTGCTGTGCACCGGCGGCGGCCTGCTCGGCGACGCGGACGGCGTGCTGCGGCCCGCGGGCGGCCCGCAGGCGCTGCGGGCCGCGGTCGACGAGAGCCTGCGCCGGCTGCACGTCGACCACATCGACCTCTACCTGCTGCGCCGCGTCGATCCCGACGTACCGCTGGAGGAGAGCTGGGGTGCGCTGGCCGAGCAGGTCTGGGCGGGCAAGATCCGCATGTTGGGGCTGCCCGTCGTCACCGTGGAGGAGGCCCGCGCCGCCGAGGCCGTGCACGAGGCGGCGGCGATGGCCGCCGAGGTGTCGCTGTTCACGCGCTGCGGTCTCGACGACGTCGTGCCGTACGCCGTGGAGCGCCGGATCGCGCTCCTGGCCGGCGCCCCGCTCGGCCGCGGTCTGCTGACCGGTGCGCTGTCCCGGTTCGACGATCTGCCCCTGGACGACTGGCGGCGCACCCAGCCCCGCTTCGCCCCGCGCGCGATCCGGCACAACTTCGCGCTCACCCAGGCCGTCGCGCACGTGGCCGCCCGGCACGAGGTCACTCCCGCGCAGGTCGCCCTGGCATGGCTGCTCCGGCTCGGCGAGCACGTGGTGCCGCTGCCCGGCACGAGGGCGCCGGACCACCTCGCGGAGAACCTCGCCGGCGACCGGGTCCGCCTGACCGAACAGGACCTGACCGACCTGGAGTTCCTCCCCTACCCGGCAGGTGCCCCCGAGGCATGA
- a CDS encoding acyl-CoA dehydrogenase family protein, giving the protein MAAEKAADTYGVTAPYGDELNDDVARWDRAAEFPHDKWKPLQQSGLFTLPFAPEYGGVGRTLTETMAALEGLGHTSRDAGLNFSASTQIVSVGIPLQAFGSDDLRERYLPQVTSGQSITAHAITEPGHGSDVMNIRTTAVREGDEYVLNGGKLFITNAPVADLFLLYVRTGKPGAFGLSTFLAERGTPGLTVGEPLETMGLRTSPISEVTLKDVRLPVGNRLGSEGAGFLIMDYVMKREVLFSFAVNLGEMTHRLKRVVEHATTRQQFGSAIGKNQAVSHKIADMKIAVETARKWLYDTGRKVEQGKDASTDVAATKIVVSEANQRTAQDAIQIFGARGYLTDTGIERELRNAAAGSIYSGTNEIQRNCIAALMGL; this is encoded by the coding sequence ATGGCAGCAGAGAAGGCCGCAGACACCTACGGCGTCACAGCCCCCTACGGCGACGAGCTGAACGACGACGTCGCCCGCTGGGACCGCGCCGCCGAGTTCCCGCACGACAAGTGGAAGCCGCTGCAGCAGTCCGGGCTCTTCACGCTCCCCTTCGCCCCGGAGTACGGCGGCGTGGGCCGGACGCTCACCGAGACCATGGCGGCGCTCGAGGGCCTCGGCCACACCAGCCGGGACGCCGGCCTGAACTTCTCGGCGTCCACGCAGATCGTCAGCGTCGGCATCCCGCTGCAGGCGTTCGGCTCCGACGACCTGCGCGAGCGCTACCTGCCGCAGGTCACCTCCGGGCAGTCCATCACCGCGCACGCGATCACCGAACCGGGCCACGGCTCGGACGTGATGAACATCCGGACCACGGCCGTGCGCGAGGGCGACGAGTACGTACTGAACGGCGGCAAGCTGTTCATCACCAACGCCCCGGTCGCCGACCTCTTCCTGCTGTACGTCCGCACCGGCAAGCCGGGCGCCTTCGGGCTGAGCACCTTCCTCGCCGAGCGCGGCACGCCGGGCCTGACGGTCGGCGAGCCGCTGGAGACGATGGGGCTGCGCACCTCCCCGATCAGCGAGGTCACGCTGAAGGACGTACGGCTGCCCGTCGGCAACCGCCTCGGCAGCGAGGGCGCCGGCTTCCTGATCATGGATTACGTGATGAAGCGGGAGGTCCTCTTCTCCTTCGCCGTGAACCTCGGCGAGATGACCCACCGCCTGAAGCGCGTGGTCGAACACGCCACCACCCGGCAGCAGTTCGGCAGCGCCATCGGCAAGAACCAGGCGGTCTCCCACAAGATCGCGGACATGAAGATCGCCGTGGAGACGGCCCGCAAGTGGCTGTACGACACCGGGCGCAAGGTCGAGCAGGGCAAGGACGCCTCGACGGACGTGGCCGCCACCAAGATCGTGGTCAGCGAGGCCAACCAGCGCACCGCCCAGGACGCGATCCAGATCTTCGGCGCGCGCGGCTATCTGACCGACACGGGCATCGAGCGCGAGCTGCGCAATGCCGCCGCCGGCTCCATCTACTCCGGCACCAACGAAATCCAGCGCAACTGCATCGCCGCCCTGATGGGCCTGTGA
- a CDS encoding MarR family winged helix-turn-helix transcriptional regulator, producing the protein MTIHQQPRAASDQAMWEAVLGLHAFVERQLAHTLQRRHGVGLSEYRALEVLSQAEKGESRMQELADHIGLGQSSVTRLVGRLDSAGYAYKDNCADDKRGVFAVITEEGRKRYQDARATYADVLSSALNTASADDQFARAVQALRSAA; encoded by the coding sequence ATGACGATCCACCAGCAGCCTCGCGCCGCCTCCGATCAGGCCATGTGGGAGGCCGTCCTCGGCCTGCACGCCTTCGTGGAGCGTCAGCTCGCGCACACCCTGCAGCGCCGCCACGGCGTCGGCCTGTCCGAGTACCGGGCCCTGGAGGTCCTCTCCCAGGCCGAGAAGGGCGAATCGCGCATGCAGGAGCTCGCGGACCACATCGGTCTGGGCCAGAGCTCGGTCACCCGCCTGGTGGGGCGCCTGGACAGCGCCGGTTACGCCTACAAGGACAACTGCGCCGACGACAAGCGCGGCGTCTTCGCCGTCATCACCGAAGAAGGCCGCAAGCGCTACCAGGATGCCCGTGCCACGTACGCCGACGTCCTCAGCTCGGCCCTCAACACCGCGAGCGCGGACGACCAGTTCGCCCGCGCGGTGCAAGCGCTGCGCAGTGCCGCCTGA
- a CDS encoding serine hydrolase domain-containing protein: MTTSLVRQVLPRQRPPVATATATATATATATTGVYGTTAPGFVSVRHSFERACRDAGPPGSQGAALAVVQDGELVVDLWHGTADPVTAAPWTGDTLQPALTGSHGILATAVLLLADMGALALDRPVADYWPEFAIRGKGAVTLRDVLTFTARLPGMAAGLDQRDVENPRMMAALLELHSPEDDPRAGGVLHGPWTAGWIAAEVVRRVDGRALDLFFLEEIAGPLGLDIHFGLVPDQLPHAARISYDPGFSARVPLDGGADDSEADLFERVWNNPSPFPADPEVWSESRRRQAVIPSLGVYASARGLARLQGILAADAVRAPGEEPLLLSRRTLDQARNFWVEGLDPLLGGISAYGEGGLQLLDEGLHPAVCSGAFGHQGPGGVSYQAWPQARAGAAWVCSRLTTGPGAGVLDEVARALRGA, from the coding sequence ATGACGACCTCTCTGGTACGCCAGGTCCTCCCGCGGCAGCGGCCGCCGGTCGCGACAGCGACGGCTACGGCTACGGCTACGGCTACGGCGACGACCGGCGTTTACGGAACCACCGCGCCCGGCTTCGTCTCCGTGCGCCACTCCTTCGAACGGGCCTGCCGGGACGCGGGTCCGCCCGGTTCCCAGGGCGCCGCCCTTGCGGTCGTACAGGACGGTGAGCTGGTCGTCGACCTGTGGCACGGCACCGCCGACCCGGTCACCGCGGCGCCGTGGACCGGCGACACCCTCCAGCCGGCGCTGACGGGCTCGCACGGCATCCTGGCCACGGCGGTCCTGCTGCTCGCCGACATGGGCGCGCTCGCGCTGGACCGGCCCGTCGCCGACTACTGGCCGGAGTTCGCGATCCGCGGCAAGGGCGCGGTGACCCTGCGGGACGTGCTGACGTTCACGGCCCGCCTCCCGGGCATGGCGGCGGGCCTCGACCAGCGGGACGTCGAGAACCCGCGCATGATGGCCGCGCTGCTCGAACTGCACAGCCCGGAGGACGACCCCCGGGCCGGCGGCGTGCTGCACGGGCCGTGGACCGCCGGGTGGATCGCCGCCGAGGTGGTGCGGCGGGTCGACGGCCGCGCTCTCGACCTGTTCTTCCTGGAGGAGATCGCGGGCCCGCTGGGCCTCGACATCCACTTCGGCCTCGTCCCCGACCAACTGCCGCACGCCGCACGGATCTCGTACGATCCGGGCTTCTCCGCCCGTGTCCCGCTGGACGGCGGCGCGGACGACAGCGAGGCGGACCTCTTCGAGCGGGTGTGGAACAACCCGTCACCGTTCCCCGCGGACCCCGAGGTGTGGAGCGAGAGCCGGCGGCGCCAGGCGGTCATCCCCTCGCTGGGGGTGTACGCGTCGGCCCGTGGTCTCGCCCGGCTCCAGGGCATCCTGGCCGCGGACGCCGTACGGGCCCCGGGCGAGGAGCCGCTGCTGCTGTCGCGCCGCACGCTCGACCAGGCGCGGAACTTCTGGGTCGAGGGCCTGGATCCGCTGCTCGGCGGGATCAGCGCGTACGGCGAGGGCGGCCTGCAACTCCTCGACGAGGGCCTCCACCCGGCCGTCTGCTCCGGCGCCTTCGGCCACCAGGGCCCCGGCGGCGTCTCCTACCAGGCCTGGCCGCAGGCAAGGGCCGGGGCCGCCTGGGTCTGCAGCCGGCTGACGACGGGGCCCGGCGCGGGGGTCCTGGACGAGGTGGCGAGGGCACTGCGGGGCGCTTGA
- a CDS encoding DUF6253 family protein, with product MSLLSAFGYEAAVQETCDTPEYRMPLVCWHDDGTGVRGLVLYRGALRPAEQVPGFRRYLASDDLEQYATTGPWPLLAATA from the coding sequence ATGAGCCTGCTGTCCGCGTTCGGCTACGAAGCCGCCGTACAGGAGACGTGCGACACGCCGGAGTACCGCATGCCACTCGTGTGCTGGCACGACGACGGCACCGGTGTGCGCGGCCTGGTGCTGTACCGCGGGGCGCTGCGCCCGGCGGAGCAAGTACCTGGATTCCGGCGCTATCTCGCGTCCGACGACCTCGAGCAGTACGCCACGACCGGCCCGTGGCCGCTGCTCGCAGCCACCGCCTGA